The Styela clava chromosome 13, kaStyClav1.hap1.2, whole genome shotgun sequence genome has a window encoding:
- the LOC120332578 gene encoding glutathione S-transferase D4-like → MPVQFYYHPNSPPSKAIWMILEHMGLDYEPHVVDLFTDEHKKPEYLKINPLAQVPAIVDDGFPMWESRAMAAWLINQYGARCKKSSLYPTDAKSKAIVDMALYTDSSIYEGRLLPYLNIGGVFKGEGIAEDKIDDLKAGLKMYEYALSKHKFMAGDHLTIADFSALNSMYVLSYVEFKGWSDYPNISRWFEKEMKVLPCFAKCIQEPKDVFKEMYQGALAARKQSEAPAETPEPEANTTEPEQSTETNDQQSA, encoded by the exons ATGCCAGTTCAATTCTACTATCACCCGAACAGTCCACCATCTAAGGCTATTTGGATGATTTTGGAGCATATGGGATTGGATTATGAGCCTCATGTGGTGGATCTTTTCACTGACGAACATAAAAAACCAGAGTATCTGAAAATCAACCCTCTAGCGCAAGTACCCGCTATCGTGGATGATGGGTTTCCTATGTGGGAGAG TCGAGCAATGGCCGCCTGGTTGATCAATCAATATGGAGCACGATGTAAAAAATCCAGCCTGTACCCAACCGACGCAAAATCGAAAGCAATTGTAGATATGGCGTTGTACACTGATTCTTCCATCTACGAGGGAAGGCTTCTTCCATACCTT AACATCGGAGGAGTGTTCAAGGGAGAGGGAATTGCAGAAGATAAGATTGATGATCTCAAGGCTGGTTTAAAAATGTACGAATACGCTCTCAGCAAACATAAGTTTATGGCAGGAGATCACCTGACAATTGCAG ATTTTTCGGCTTTAAATTCAATGTACGTCTTGTCGTACGTCGAGTTCAAAGGTTGGAGCGATTACCCGAACATTTCAAGATGGTTTGAGAAAGAAATGAAAGTGCTTCCTTGCTTTGCTAAATGTATCCAAGAGCCAAAAGACGTTTTTAAGGAAATGTATCAAGGAGCGCTTGCAGCTAGGAAACAATCTGAAGCACCAGCTGAGACTCCTGAACCAGAAGCTAACACCACCGAGCCTGAACAGAGCACAGAGACGAATGACCAGCAATCCGCATGA
- the LOC120332157 gene encoding E3 ubiquitin-protein ligase UHRF1-like translates to MWIQVRTFDGKKSIKIDGLSKLTKIEDIRGKIKEKFEVDEDKQRLFFNGKQLVDGHTLFDYSICLNNIIQLLERVTPPVLIKAELEDRNATEKDNEKIEENVKNCDSDSGVDIEGKKVIGDKMLPSIGQYKIFERVDAQDKNMGAWFEAVVMKVEMKSKSEQPEILENKCINSDDFCKPVIVQKQTSMENFVSVKSNDNVASYENKENVAPAFDDCKPSSSNTETVINGNTNEADLLYHVKFEQYDEIEIVSNGMIRPRARKLLEWSEFDIGDVVMANYNIDNPKERGFWYDCIVIEKKERRKYKNLKVQILLTSDKTLQPCKIVFVEEIFQIEKPGSLENRVEDEQEVPVKRHTMTDPECSHCNDKPNCKCKECGCHVCGEKKDFDKTLLCDECNLPFHTFCLNPPLENLPDVDDWYCPLCRNDKSEVVMAGERLKESKKKSKMKSATSTTQRDWGKGMACVGRSKVCTIVPSNHFGPIPGIPVGSLWKFRVQVSEAGVHRPHVSGIHGKGTDACYSIVLAGGYEDDEDNGEEFTYTGSGGRDLSGNKRTAEQSCDQVLTKSNLSIARSCDAKLDSIKGNVAKDWKKGSPIRVVRNYKGAKHSEYAPEDGNRYDGIYKVVKYWPEKGKSGFIVWRYLFRRDDSEPAPWTKEGKKKAKNLGLVLQYPDGYLESQATKEDDKKSKKRKRESEVGAGGSPNKKSKIIAYKIAADVKEFIKLDEANSKLWDEVKECAEEGQINFFQKLEEVFTCICCQDVVYKPITSECKHNICKSCLKRSFNAEVYSCPTCRFELGKNYKFVVNENLQNALLKLLPGYDNGR, encoded by the coding sequence ATGTGGATTCAAGTAAGAACCTTCGATGGAAAAAAATCTATCAAAATTGACGGACTTTCCAAACTTACAAAAATTGAAGATATTCGCGGAAAAATCAAGGAAAAGTTTGAGGTGGATGAGGATAAGCAACGTTTATTTTTTAATGGTAAACAACTAGTAGATGGCCACACACTGTTTGATTATAGTATTTGTTTGAATAACATCATTCAATTATTGGAAAGAGTCACTCCTCCAGTCTTGATTAAAGCTGAATTAGAAGACAGAAATGCAACAGAAAAagacaatgaaaaaattgaagaaaatgtaaaaaattgtgattcaGACAGCGGTGTGGATATTGAGGGGAAAAAAGTAATCGGTGATAAAATGTTACCTTCTATTGGCCAATACAAAATTTTTGAGCGAGTTGATGCGCAAGATAAAAATATGGGAGCATGGTTTGAAGCAGTTGTAATGAAAGTTGAAATGAAATCAAAATCCGAACAACCTGAAATTTTAGAAAACAAATGCATAAATTCAGATGATTTCTGCAAGCCTGTTATAGTTCAGAAGCAGACTTCGATGGAAAACTTTGTTTCTGTAAAGAGTAACGATAATGTTGCGAGTTatgaaaataaggaaaatgttGCTCCCGCATTCGATGATTGTAAACCATCTAGCTCGAATACAGAAACTGTTATCAATGGCAACACTAATGAAGCTGATCTTCTGTACCATGTAAAGTTTGAACAGTATGATGAAATAGAAATTGTATCAAATGGAATGATACGTCCACGAGCTCGCAAGCTTCTAGAATGGAGTGAATTTGACATTGGTGATGTTGTAATGGCTAATTACAACATTGACAACCCAAAAGAAAGAGGATTTTGGTACGATTGCATAGTTATTGAAAAAAAGGAACgcagaaaatacaaaaatttgaagGTCCAAATTTTATTAACTTCTGACAAAACATTGCAACCAtgtaaaattgtttttgtggaagaaatatttcaaattgaaaaaccaGGCTCATTGGAAAACAGAGTGGAAGATGAGCAGGAAGTGCCTGTAAAACGACATACCATGACTGATCCAGAATGCTCTCATTGCAATGACAAACCAAATTGTAAATGTAAGGAATGTGGTTGTCATGTGTGTGGCGAAAAGAAAGACTTCGACAAAACATTATTATGTGACGAATGTAATTTACCTTTCCACACATTCTGTCTCAATCCACCTCTTGAAAACCTTCCTGATGTTGATGACTGGTACTGCCCTCTTTGTCGAAATGATAAGTCTGAGGTTGTTATGGCTGGAGAAAGGTTGAAAGAAAGTAAGAAAAAATCGAAAATGAAATCGGCAACTTCAACTACACAACGTGATTGGGGGAAAGGAATGGCGTGTGTTGGGAGAAGTAAAGTCTGTACTATAGTACCCTCAAACCACTTCGGCCCAATACCTGGAATCCCTGTTGGGAGTCTTTGGAAATTTCGTGTCCAGGTTAGTGAGGCTGGTGTTCACCGACCCCACGTTTCTGGCATCCATGGTAAAGGAACTGATGCTTGCTATTCCATTGTTCTCGCTGGTGGATATGAAGATGACGAAGACAATGGAGAGGAATTCACATATACAGGAAGTGGGGGTCGTGACCTTTCAGGAAACAAAAGAACCGCTGAACAATCATGTGACCAAGTTCTTACCAAAAGCAATTTATCAATTGCTAGATCTTGTGATGCAAAGCTTGATAGCATCAAAGGTAATGTTGCAAAAGATTGGAAGAAAGGATCACCAATAAGAGTTGTACGTAACTACAAAGGTGCAAAGCATAGTGAATATGCTCCCGAGGATGGAAATAGATATGATGGAATTTATAAGGTCGTAAAATATTGGCCAGAAAAGGGAAAGTCTGGTTTTATTGTATGGCGTTATTTGTTTCGACGTGATGATTCTGAACCTGCTCCTTGGACTAAAGAAGGTAAAAAGAAAGCAAAAAATTTGGGATTGGTCTTACAGTATCCTGATGGTTATCTTGAGTCCCAGGCCACTAAAGAAGATGATAAGAAAAGTAAAAAGAGAAAGAGAGAATCAGAAGTTGGTGCTGGAGGATCTCCAAacaaaaaatctaaaattataGCATATAAAATCGCTGCAGATGTGAAAGAATTCATCAAATTAGATGAAGCTAATTCCAAGCTTTGGGATGAAGTGAAAGAATGTGCTGAAGAAggacaaattaatttttttcaaaaacttgaaGAGGTTTTTACATGTATTTGTTGTCAAGATGTTGTCTATAAACCTATTACTTCAGAGTGTAAGCATAATATTTGCAAATCTTGTCTAAAACGATCTTTCAATGCTGAAGTTTATTCCTGTCCAACTTGCCGTTTTGaacttggaaaaaattacaaatttgtcgttaatgaaaatttacaaaatgctCTGCTGAAATTATTACCAGGCTATGATAATGGTCGGTAA
- the LOC120332158 gene encoding uncharacterized protein LOC120332158 has protein sequence MVMPDMTNFVIPVLELEEIINCLREGVLGEIAMDILPEHLKNPTPAVMMQLCLSMLNKMGIEISTLCQPRLSSSMVLKHPDTYTNTFKLIHIFIIIKKTVPLFGNQLALTDLTTPRWKKVEKFVSACINYFKSWDGNNEVWEEIYSASAAAEDEYRVLTEETSCNEDKISELKSYNEEHRPKRQELGEKNAKLELEVEECHKRKAEKELVKDSLKKQYSEVATFYDKKAKYIDKLKEEKEDLLTKVVSSPKRHMERKQAISQKVKISEEKQIEAQERLREAERVISVMETMAQTVADAVQTAKDNKNLKENKKKIESEKQAQSYEIDNNKLAVMEDTQEFTHLKQQSATLREKMSRMAVRAKQRNSEYTSTMTNLAREKETLRSQAGEIHEEVIKEEAEIRSLRNKFKEVASNHEKVVKDISDKKQGLISAIDSYSMRVAKQLVNCKVNHIMKEMDNS, from the exons ATGGTGATGCCGGATAtgacaaattttgttattccTGTTTTGGAATTGGAGGAAATTATCAATTGCCTGAGAGAGGGTGTGTTGGGTGAAATTGCAATGGACATTCTGCCTGAACATTTAAAGAACCCCACG ccTGCTGTCATGATGCAGCTCTGCCTAAGCATGCTAAACAAAATGGGAATTGAAATCAGCACCCTATGCCAACCAAGATTGAGTAGTTCGATGGTGTTGAAGCATCCTGACACATATACAAACACTTTCAAACTTATACATATTTTCATCATTAT aaaGAAGACTGTTCCTCTTTTTGGTAACCAGTTAGCTCTAACGGATTTAACTACACCAC GATGGAAGAAAGTGGAGAAATTTGTTTCTGcttgcattaattatttcaAGTCTTGGGATGGTAATAATGAAGTATGGGAGGAGATATATTCGGCCAGT GCTGCAGCTGAAGATGAATACAGGGTACTTACAGAAGAAACGTCCTGTAATGAAGATAAAATTTCGGAATTGAAATCGTATAATGAAGAACATAGGCCAAA GAGACAAGAGTTAGGAGAAAAAAATGCAAAACTTGAATTAGAAGTTGAAGAATGCCACAAACGCAAAGCAGAAAAAGAATTAGTGAAAGATTCACTGAAAAAACAATATTCAGAAGTAGCGACTTTTTAC GACAAAAAAGCGAAATACATAGATAAATTGAAAGAAGAGAAAGAAGATCTTCTCACAAAAGTTGTTTCAAGCCCAAAACGTCACATGGAGAGAAAACAGGCTATTTCACAGAAGGTTAAAATATCAGAAGAAAAACAG ATCGAGGCACAAGAGAGGTTACGAGAGGCTGAAAGAGTAATATCTGTAATGGAAACGATGGCACAAACTGTAGCTGATGCTGTTCAGACAGCtaaagataataaaaatttgaaggAAAATAAAAA GAAAATTGAATCAGAGAAGCAGGCCCAGTCCTATGAAATTGACAATAACAAGTTAGCAGTAATGGAAGATACTcaggagtttacccatttgaaACAACAGTCTGCAACACTGCGTGAAAAAATGTCTCGTATGGCAGTGAGAGCTAAGCAGAGAAACAGTGAATACACAAGCACTATGACGAACCTAGCAAG AGAAAAAGAGACCTTGCGATCACAAGCTGGTGAAATACATGAAGAAGTTATTAAGGAAGAAGCTGAGATCAGATCGTTGCGCAATAAGTTTAAGGAGGTTGCATCAAATCATGAAAAAGTTGTGAAAGATATCTCGGATAAAAAACAGGGG CTTATAAGCGCGATAGATTCATATTCGATGAGAGTGGCGAAACAGCTTGTCAATTGCAAAGTGAATCACATCATGAAGGAAATGGATAACTCCTGA